A DNA window from Amycolatopsis sp. DSM 110486 contains the following coding sequences:
- a CDS encoding HAD-IIA family hydrolase has product MSDALLAGYDAVLFDLDGTVYHGSQVIEGAPEAVGAVREHGTAVRYVTNNASKAPADVVAHLEALGLDATVDEVHTSAQAAAAVLGERLPAGARVLVVGTDSLAAEVETAGLGTVRKVDDDVAAVVQGHSPETAWADLAEAALAIRAGALWVACNVDATLPTERGLLPGNGSMVAALRTATDTEPVVAGKPQPLLFETAARSAGSSRPLVVGDRLDTDIAGAVAAGMDVLAVLSGVATPAGLLTAIPAERPTHLAADLTALTQRAEDLKIGPRPGWEIMSGDVLTVRGSGEALDLLRALCHAAWASGVTEVRAEGDAAEAALTGLRLA; this is encoded by the coding sequence ATGAGTGACGCGCTCCTCGCGGGCTACGACGCGGTGCTGTTCGACCTGGACGGCACCGTGTACCACGGCTCGCAGGTGATCGAGGGCGCGCCGGAGGCGGTCGGGGCAGTGCGGGAGCACGGCACGGCCGTCCGGTATGTCACGAACAACGCGTCGAAAGCGCCGGCCGACGTGGTGGCGCATCTCGAAGCTCTTGGCCTCGACGCGACCGTCGACGAGGTGCACACGAGCGCCCAGGCTGCTGCCGCGGTGCTCGGCGAGCGCCTGCCCGCCGGTGCGCGCGTGCTGGTCGTGGGCACCGACTCGCTGGCCGCCGAAGTTGAAACGGCCGGGCTGGGCACCGTGCGGAAGGTCGACGACGACGTCGCGGCCGTCGTGCAGGGGCACTCGCCGGAGACCGCGTGGGCCGACCTAGCCGAGGCGGCGCTGGCGATCCGCGCCGGCGCGCTGTGGGTCGCGTGCAACGTCGACGCGACCTTGCCCACCGAGCGCGGCCTGTTGCCGGGCAACGGTTCCATGGTCGCGGCGCTGCGCACGGCCACCGACACCGAACCGGTCGTCGCGGGCAAACCACAGCCGCTGCTGTTCGAGACGGCCGCACGGTCGGCCGGCTCGAGCCGGCCGCTGGTGGTGGGCGACCGGCTCGACACCGACATCGCCGGTGCGGTCGCCGCGGGCATGGACGTGCTCGCGGTGCTCTCCGGCGTCGCGACGCCCGCCGGTCTCCTGACGGCGATCCCCGCCGAACGGCCGACGCACCTGGCCGCCGACCTGACCGCTCTCACTCAGCGCGCCGAGGACCTCAAGATCGGTCCCCGGCCGGGCTGGGAGATCATGTCCGGCGACGTGCTGACCGTGCGCGGCAGCGGAGAAGCCCTCGACCTGCTGCGCGCGCTGTGCCACGCGGCGTGGGCGAGCGGCGTGACCGAGGTCCGTGCCGAAGGCGACGCGGCCGAGGCGGCGCTGACCGGGCTGCGGCTGGCCTGA
- the tyrS gene encoding tyrosine--tRNA ligase, whose amino-acid sequence MSEHILDELSWRGLIAQSTDIDALRRDLDQGPLTLYCGFDPTAPSLHAGNLVPLLMLKRFQRAGHRPIVLAGGATGMIGDPRDTGERTLNTLDVVAEWAGRIRGQLERFVEFDESPTGAVVENNLNWTGQQNVLEFLRDVGKHFSVNVMLNRETVKRRLESDGMSYTEFSYLLLQSQDYLQLYRQYGCTLQVGGSDQWGNLVGGVDLIRRVESGSAHALTAPLVTDAEGRKFGKSTGGGNLWLDPEMTSPYAWYQYFVNVGDADVMRYLRMFTFLTREEIDALAEDTEQRPHLRAAQKRLAQEFTDLVHGEDQTRQVIAASQALFGRGELGELDAKTLDAAMAEVPTGKASDESTIVDLLLAGGLVDSKGAARRTVKEGGAYVNNVKIADEEWKPAASDALHGRWLVVRKGKRNIAGVSLGG is encoded by the coding sequence GTGAGTGAGCACATCCTTGACGAGCTGTCCTGGCGCGGCCTGATCGCGCAGTCCACCGACATCGACGCATTGCGGCGAGACCTCGACCAGGGACCCCTCACCCTCTATTGCGGCTTCGATCCGACCGCGCCCAGCCTGCACGCCGGCAACCTCGTCCCGCTGCTGATGCTCAAGCGCTTCCAGCGCGCCGGGCACCGGCCGATCGTGCTGGCCGGCGGTGCGACGGGCATGATCGGCGACCCGCGCGACACGGGGGAGCGCACGCTCAACACCCTCGACGTGGTCGCCGAGTGGGCGGGGCGCATCCGTGGGCAGCTGGAGCGGTTCGTCGAATTCGACGAGTCGCCGACCGGCGCCGTGGTCGAGAACAACCTGAACTGGACCGGCCAGCAGAACGTGCTGGAGTTCCTGCGCGACGTGGGCAAGCACTTCTCGGTGAACGTGATGCTCAACCGGGAGACGGTGAAGCGCCGGCTCGAGTCCGACGGCATGTCCTACACCGAGTTCAGCTACCTGCTGCTGCAGTCGCAGGACTACCTGCAGCTCTACCGGCAGTACGGCTGCACGCTGCAGGTCGGCGGCTCCGACCAGTGGGGCAACCTCGTCGGCGGGGTCGACCTGATCCGGCGGGTCGAGAGCGGCAGCGCGCACGCGCTGACGGCGCCCCTGGTCACCGACGCCGAGGGCCGCAAGTTCGGCAAGTCCACCGGCGGCGGGAACCTGTGGCTCGACCCGGAGATGACCTCGCCGTACGCCTGGTACCAGTACTTCGTGAACGTCGGGGACGCCGACGTGATGCGCTACCTGCGCATGTTCACCTTCCTCACCCGGGAGGAGATCGACGCGCTGGCCGAGGACACCGAACAGCGGCCCCACCTGCGCGCGGCGCAGAAGCGGCTCGCTCAGGAGTTCACGGACCTCGTGCACGGCGAGGACCAGACGCGGCAGGTCATCGCGGCCAGCCAGGCGCTGTTCGGGCGCGGTGAGCTGGGTGAGCTCGACGCGAAGACGCTCGACGCGGCGATGGCCGAGGTCCCGACCGGCAAGGCGTCGGACGAGTCGACGATCGTCGACCTGCTGCTCGCCGGGGGACTGGTGGACAGCAAGGGCGCCGCGCGCCGCACCGTGAAAGAGGGCGGGGCGTACGTGAACAACGTGAAGATCGCCGACGAGGAGTGGAAGCCGGCCGCGTCCGACGCGCTCCACGGGCGTTGGCTCGTGGTGCGGAAGGGCAAGCGGAACATCGCCGGCGTCAGCCTCGGCGGCTGA
- a CDS encoding DNA-3-methyladenine glycosylase, translating to MDRLFRREELALDPVDLGHLLLGAVLEADAPDGTVGVRLVEVEAYRGFDDPASHSFRGKTPRNALMWGPAGYLYVYFVYGMHFCANVISGEDDEPGGVLLRAAEVVQGADIVRARRPNARGNGDIAKGPAILTSVLRVDLTQNGVDLTDPSSPVRLRVGERVPPERIRSGPRVGVATGIDTPWRFWVDGSPAVSTYRRGGKRRQVRPAG from the coding sequence GTGGACCGGTTGTTCCGGCGCGAGGAACTGGCACTGGACCCGGTCGACCTGGGGCACCTGCTGCTCGGCGCGGTCCTCGAGGCCGACGCGCCCGACGGCACCGTCGGCGTGCGGCTAGTGGAGGTCGAGGCCTACCGCGGCTTCGACGATCCGGCGTCGCACAGCTTCCGCGGCAAGACCCCGCGCAACGCCCTGATGTGGGGTCCGGCGGGGTATCTGTACGTGTACTTCGTCTACGGCATGCATTTCTGCGCCAACGTCATCAGCGGGGAAGACGACGAGCCCGGCGGGGTGCTCCTGCGCGCCGCCGAAGTAGTGCAGGGCGCGGACATTGTGCGCGCCCGGCGCCCCAACGCCCGCGGGAACGGCGACATCGCCAAGGGACCCGCCATCCTCACGTCCGTGCTGCGCGTCGACCTCACGCAGAACGGCGTGGACCTCACGGACCCGTCCTCGCCGGTCCGGCTGCGCGTGGGGGAGCGCGTGCCGCCCGAGCGGATCCGCAGCGGTCCGCGGGTCGGCGTCGCCACGGGGATCGACACGCCGTGGCGGTTCTGGGTCGACGGCTCGCCCGCCGTGTCCACCTACCGGCGCGGCGGCAAACGGCGGCAGGTGCGCCCCGCTGGTTAG
- the argH gene encoding argininosuccinate lyase, with amino-acid sequence MSAKDQPVALWGGRFASGPAEAMAALSASTHFDWRLAPYDIAGSRAHARVLRKAGLLTDAELAGMLEALDTLAQDVASGAFTPTVADEDVHTALERGLLERAGTELGGKLRAGRSRNDQVATLFRMWLRDAARRVVAGTLDVVDALVSQAQRHPEAILPGRTHLQHAQPVLLAHHLLAHGQALLRDVSRLRDWDARTAESPYGSGALAGSSLGLDPEAVATELGFDTSVENSIDGTASRDFVAEFAFAVAMLSVNLSRIAEEVIIWNTAEFGYVTLDDAWATGSSIMPQKKNPDVAELTRGKAGRLIGNLTGLLATLKAQPLAYNRDLQEDKEPVFDSVEQLELLFPAIAGMLATLTFHTDRLAELAPAGFTLATDIAEWLVRQGVPFRVAHEAAGESVRVAEGRGVGLDELTDEEFRTINPALTPAVREVLTVEGSVRSRNARGGTAPERVAEQRERLVDRVTTVRQWLK; translated from the coding sequence GTGAGCGCGAAAGACCAGCCGGTGGCCCTGTGGGGCGGCCGGTTCGCCAGCGGGCCGGCCGAGGCGATGGCGGCGCTGAGCGCCTCCACCCACTTCGACTGGCGCCTGGCGCCCTACGACATCGCCGGCTCACGGGCCCACGCCCGTGTGCTGCGCAAGGCGGGGCTGCTCACCGACGCGGAGCTGGCGGGCATGCTCGAGGCCCTCGACACGCTCGCGCAGGACGTGGCCTCGGGCGCGTTCACACCGACCGTGGCCGACGAAGACGTGCACACCGCCCTCGAACGCGGGCTGCTGGAGCGCGCGGGCACGGAGCTGGGCGGCAAGCTTCGGGCGGGCCGCTCGCGCAACGACCAGGTGGCCACGCTGTTCCGCATGTGGCTGCGCGACGCCGCGCGCCGCGTGGTCGCGGGCACCCTCGACGTGGTCGACGCCCTCGTTTCGCAGGCGCAGCGCCACCCCGAGGCCATCCTGCCCGGCCGTACGCACCTGCAGCACGCGCAGCCGGTCCTGCTCGCGCACCACCTGCTGGCCCATGGCCAGGCGCTGCTGCGCGACGTCTCCCGCCTGCGCGACTGGGACGCCCGCACCGCGGAGTCGCCGTACGGCTCGGGCGCGCTGGCCGGCTCGTCGCTCGGCCTCGACCCCGAGGCCGTGGCCACGGAGCTGGGCTTCGACACGAGCGTGGAGAACTCCATCGACGGCACCGCTTCACGCGACTTCGTGGCGGAGTTCGCGTTCGCCGTCGCGATGCTCTCGGTGAACTTGTCGCGGATCGCCGAAGAGGTGATCATCTGGAACACCGCCGAGTTCGGCTACGTGACCCTCGACGACGCGTGGGCCACCGGCAGCTCGATCATGCCGCAGAAGAAGAACCCCGACGTCGCGGAGCTCACGCGTGGCAAGGCCGGTCGGCTCATCGGCAACCTCACCGGACTGCTGGCGACGCTGAAGGCGCAGCCGCTCGCGTACAACCGCGACCTGCAGGAGGACAAGGAACCGGTGTTCGACTCGGTCGAGCAGCTGGAGCTCCTGTTCCCGGCGATCGCGGGCATGCTCGCCACCCTGACCTTCCACACCGATCGGCTGGCCGAGCTGGCCCCGGCCGGCTTCACGCTCGCCACGGACATCGCGGAGTGGCTGGTACGCCAGGGCGTGCCGTTCCGCGTGGCCCACGAGGCGGCGGGGGAGAGCGTGCGCGTGGCCGAGGGCCGCGGCGTCGGCCTCGACGAGCTGACCGACGAGGAGTTCCGCACCATCAACCCGGCCCTCACACCGGCGGTGCGCGAGGTGCTCACCGTCGAGGGGTCGGTGCGTTCGCGCAATGCCCGCGGCGGCACGGCGCCCGAGCGCGTCGCCGAGCAGCGCGAGCGCCTCGTGGACCGGGTGACGACCGTGCGGCAGTGGCTGAAGTAA
- a CDS encoding argininosuccinate synthase domain-containing protein — MTTVLAYAGGPAGSVALAHLARETDVVTVSVDLGAADVDLTALRERALAAGAAESIVVDARAEFANEHCLPALQANALLYDRYPLVGSLARPLIEKHVTAIARAHNADVVWPREQRGKLCPDRTLWGRAVVVSDPDPWHGPGDVFAYTEDASANIDAPDEAVITFDRGVPVAVDGETVSVAEAVVRLGHRAGAHGVGRFDLTTDGCDLGREIYEAPGAWVLITAHQELENLTLDRDLARFKRSVDRRWTELVHDGLWSSPLREPLDAFVRHSQEHVCGDVRLVFHGGTAVVTGRRGEEPAGRGRHLRPVGRRYRPLTGQEHPDHPTHRAS, encoded by the coding sequence GTGACCACCGTCCTCGCCTACGCCGGTGGCCCCGCCGGCTCGGTCGCGCTGGCCCACCTCGCGCGCGAGACGGACGTGGTCACGGTCTCCGTCGACCTCGGCGCGGCCGACGTCGACCTCACGGCGCTGCGTGAGCGGGCCCTGGCGGCCGGTGCGGCGGAATCGATCGTGGTCGACGCGCGCGCCGAGTTCGCCAACGAGCACTGCCTGCCCGCCCTGCAGGCCAACGCGTTGCTGTACGACCGGTATCCGCTCGTGGGGTCCCTGGCTCGCCCGCTGATCGAGAAGCACGTGACCGCGATCGCCCGCGCGCACAACGCCGATGTCGTGTGGCCACGCGAACAGCGCGGAAAGCTGTGTCCCGACCGCACGCTCTGGGGCCGCGCCGTCGTGGTCAGCGACCCCGATCCGTGGCACGGACCCGGTGACGTCTTCGCCTACACCGAGGACGCCTCGGCCAACATCGACGCGCCCGACGAAGCCGTGATCACGTTCGACCGCGGGGTGCCCGTGGCCGTCGACGGCGAGACGGTGAGTGTGGCCGAGGCAGTGGTGCGGCTCGGGCACCGCGCCGGCGCCCACGGCGTCGGCCGGTTCGACCTCACCACCGACGGCTGTGACCTCGGGCGCGAGATCTACGAAGCCCCCGGCGCGTGGGTGCTGATCACCGCGCACCAGGAGCTGGAGAACCTGACACTGGACCGGGACCTGGCCCGGTTCAAGCGTTCGGTCGACCGGCGCTGGACCGAACTCGTCCACGACGGGCTCTGGTCCTCGCCGCTGCGCGAGCCGCTCGACGCGTTCGTGCGGCACAGCCAGGAGCACGTGTGCGGCGACGTCCGGCTGGTGTTCCACGGCGGCACCGCCGTCGTCACCGGGCGCCGCGGCGAAGAGCCCGCCGGACGCGGCAGGCACCTGCGCCCCGTCGGCCGGCGGTACCGTCCCCTGACCGGGCAGGAGCACCCGGACCACCCGACCCACCGGGCGTCGTGA
- a CDS encoding arginine repressor, which yields MTGSRVGRQARITELVSTMAIRSQTELAKLLAAEGIEVTQATLSRDLDELGAVKLRGADSGAPVYVIPEDGSPVRGVQGGTSRLSRLLAELLVSADASGNLTVLRTPPGAAQFLASAIDRAALEEVVGSIAGDDTVAVIAREPLSGRDLAERFTALARRSAEGEEL from the coding sequence ATGACCGGCAGCCGGGTCGGGCGCCAGGCTCGCATCACGGAGCTGGTGTCCACGATGGCCATCCGCAGCCAGACCGAGCTCGCCAAGCTGCTCGCGGCCGAGGGCATCGAGGTCACGCAGGCGACGTTGTCGCGCGACCTCGACGAGCTCGGTGCCGTGAAGCTGCGCGGCGCCGACTCGGGGGCGCCGGTCTACGTCATCCCCGAGGACGGCAGCCCGGTGCGCGGGGTGCAGGGTGGTACGTCGCGGTTGTCCCGGCTGCTCGCGGAACTGCTCGTTTCGGCCGACGCGTCCGGCAACCTCACCGTGCTGCGCACGCCGCCCGGCGCCGCGCAGTTCCTCGCGAGCGCCATCGACCGCGCCGCACTGGAGGAGGTCGTCGGCTCCATCGCCGGCGACGACACGGTCGCCGTCATCGCCCGCGAACCGTTGAGCGGCCGGGATCTCGCGGAACGGTTCACCGCGCTCGCCCGGCGCTCGGCAGAGGGCGAGGAGCTGTGA
- the argF gene encoding ornithine carbamoyltransferase → MPRHFLRDDDVSPAEQAALLDLADALKADPLGNKILAGKTVTAIFEKNSTRTRFSFEVGISQLGGHPVIVDGRSMQLGREETIEDTSRVLSRYVDGIVWRTFAQKRIDSMASVASVPVVNALTDEFHPCQVLTDLMTIRERKGKLAGLTLVYLGDGANNMAHSLLLGGVTAGMHVRVVSPEGFQPDQQVMLDAKHRGTETGGSAAVFTDPHDAVAGADVLVTDTWTSMGQENDGLDRIGPFRALQVNAELLKRAADEAIVLHCLPAHRGWEITDEVLDGPASAVWDEAENRLHAQKALLVWLFEQSGR, encoded by the coding sequence ATGCCTCGCCACTTCCTCCGCGACGACGACGTCAGCCCCGCCGAGCAGGCCGCGCTCCTGGACCTCGCCGATGCGCTGAAGGCCGACCCGCTCGGCAACAAGATCCTGGCCGGCAAGACGGTCACGGCGATCTTCGAGAAGAACTCCACCCGTACTCGCTTCTCGTTCGAGGTCGGCATCAGCCAGCTCGGCGGGCACCCGGTGATCGTCGACGGCCGGTCGATGCAGCTGGGCCGCGAGGAGACCATCGAGGACACCTCGCGCGTGCTGTCGCGTTACGTCGACGGCATCGTGTGGCGCACCTTCGCGCAGAAGCGCATCGACTCCATGGCGTCGGTCGCGTCGGTGCCGGTCGTCAACGCGCTCACCGACGAGTTCCACCCGTGCCAGGTCCTCACCGACCTCATGACCATCCGCGAGCGCAAAGGCAAGCTCGCCGGGCTGACACTGGTGTACCTCGGTGACGGCGCCAACAACATGGCCCACTCGCTGCTGCTCGGCGGCGTGACCGCGGGCATGCACGTGCGCGTCGTCTCGCCCGAGGGTTTCCAGCCCGACCAGCAGGTGATGCTCGACGCGAAGCACCGCGGTACCGAGACCGGCGGCAGCGCGGCCGTGTTCACCGACCCGCACGACGCCGTCGCGGGCGCCGACGTGCTGGTCACCGACACCTGGACGTCCATGGGCCAGGAGAACGACGGCCTCGACCGCATCGGCCCGTTCCGGGCGCTGCAGGTCAACGCCGAGCTCCTCAAGCGCGCGGCCGACGAGGCCATCGTGCTGCACTGCCTGCCCGCGCACCGCGGCTGGGAGATCACCGACGAGGTGCTCGACGGCCCGGCCAGCGCGGTGTGGGACGAGGCCGAGAACCGTCTGCACGCCCAGAAGGCGCTGCTGGTCTGGTTGTTCGAGCAGAGCGGGCGATGA
- a CDS encoding acetylornithine transaminase: MTTPTSNEASRQHWQSALMDNYGTPGLTLVRGEGARVWDAEGTEYLDLVGGIAVNALGHAHPEVVRAVSEQIATLGHTSNLYVNPVALELAEALLDVAGLTGQAKVLFVNSGAEANEAALKISRLTGRTKVVAAEGAFHGRTMGSLSLTGQPGKREPFAPLVPGVTHVPFGDVEALRAAVDTDTAAVFLEPVLGEAGVIPAPDGYLQAAREITKATGTLLVLDEVQTGIGRLGTWFAFQQTGIVPDLITLAKGLGGGLPIGAVIGIGPAGELLKPGQHGTTFGGNPVCCAAGLAVLRTIARDNLLDHVSSLGKDIATGVEALGHPLVSGVRGAGLLLGITLREPVSAAVAKAVQEAGYLVNPVAPDTIRLAPPLVLEAEQAQAFLTALPDALDSTTTKDPN; the protein is encoded by the coding sequence GTGACCACCCCGACCTCGAACGAGGCGAGCCGGCAGCACTGGCAGTCGGCCCTGATGGACAACTACGGCACCCCCGGGCTGACGCTTGTCCGCGGCGAGGGCGCGAGGGTGTGGGACGCCGAGGGCACCGAGTACCTCGACCTCGTCGGCGGCATCGCGGTCAACGCGCTCGGCCACGCCCACCCCGAGGTGGTGCGCGCCGTCTCCGAGCAGATCGCGACGCTGGGCCACACGTCGAACCTGTACGTGAACCCGGTCGCGCTGGAACTCGCCGAGGCGCTGCTCGACGTCGCGGGGCTGACCGGCCAGGCCAAGGTCCTGTTCGTGAACTCCGGCGCCGAGGCCAACGAAGCGGCATTGAAGATCAGCCGCCTGACCGGCCGCACCAAGGTCGTCGCGGCGGAGGGCGCGTTCCACGGCCGCACGATGGGGTCGCTGTCGCTCACCGGCCAGCCGGGCAAGCGCGAACCGTTCGCACCGCTGGTCCCCGGGGTCACACACGTGCCGTTCGGCGACGTCGAAGCGCTGCGCGCGGCCGTCGACACCGACACCGCCGCCGTGTTCCTCGAGCCGGTGCTCGGCGAAGCCGGCGTGATCCCCGCGCCCGACGGCTACCTGCAGGCGGCTCGCGAGATCACCAAGGCGACCGGCACGCTGCTCGTGCTCGACGAGGTGCAGACCGGCATCGGCCGGCTCGGCACCTGGTTCGCCTTCCAGCAGACGGGCATCGTCCCCGACCTCATCACGCTCGCGAAGGGCCTCGGCGGCGGGCTGCCGATCGGCGCCGTGATCGGCATCGGCCCGGCGGGCGAGCTGCTGAAGCCGGGCCAGCACGGCACCACGTTCGGCGGCAACCCGGTCTGCTGCGCTGCCGGGCTGGCCGTGCTGCGCACCATCGCGCGCGACAACCTGCTCGACCACGTTTCCTCGCTGGGCAAGGACATCGCGACCGGCGTCGAGGCACTCGGGCACCCGCTCGTCAGCGGTGTGCGCGGCGCCGGGCTGCTGCTCGGTATCACGCTGCGCGAGCCGGTGTCCGCGGCGGTCGCCAAGGCCGTGCAGGAAGCCGGCTACCTCGTCAACCCCGTGGCACCGGACACCATCCGGCTCGCCCCGCCGCTGGTGCTCGAGGCCGAGCAGGCCCAGGCCTTCCTGACCGCACTCCCGGACGCGCTCGACTCCACCACCACGAAGGATCCGAACTGA
- the argB gene encoding acetylglutamate kinase — MTGTEDLISADDRLETAAEKAGVLIEALPWLQRFHGATVVVKYGGNAMIDDTLKAAFAQDMVFLRLAGLRPVVVHGGGPQITAMLTRLGVEGEFKGGLRVTTPETMDIVRMVLVGQVSRELVGLINAHGPYAVGISGEDARLFTAERKQATVDGEQVDIGLVGEVAAVNPDAVLDIVNAGRIPVVSTVAPDIDGVVHNVNADTAAGALAAALGAEKLVVLTDVEGLYANWPDRSSLIDRIQVDRLEKMLPELASGMIPKMEACVRAVRGGVHRAHVIDGRLAHSVLLEVFTSRGVGTMVYPEPTLYPENTGTELP, encoded by the coding sequence ATGACCGGCACGGAGGACCTGATTTCCGCGGACGACAGGCTCGAGACGGCGGCCGAGAAGGCCGGGGTGCTCATCGAGGCGCTGCCGTGGCTGCAGCGGTTCCACGGCGCCACCGTGGTGGTGAAGTACGGCGGCAACGCCATGATCGACGACACCCTCAAGGCGGCATTCGCGCAGGACATGGTGTTCCTGCGTCTCGCCGGCCTGCGCCCCGTGGTCGTGCACGGCGGGGGACCACAGATCACCGCGATGCTCACCCGGCTCGGGGTCGAGGGCGAGTTCAAGGGCGGCCTGCGCGTGACCACGCCCGAGACGATGGACATCGTCCGCATGGTGCTGGTCGGGCAGGTCAGCCGCGAGCTGGTCGGCCTGATCAACGCCCACGGCCCGTACGCCGTCGGCATCTCCGGCGAGGACGCGCGCCTGTTCACCGCCGAGCGCAAACAGGCCACTGTGGACGGTGAACAGGTCGACATCGGCCTCGTCGGCGAGGTCGCCGCGGTGAACCCCGACGCGGTGCTCGACATCGTCAACGCCGGGCGCATCCCCGTGGTGTCCACGGTCGCGCCCGACATCGACGGCGTGGTGCACAACGTCAACGCCGACACCGCCGCGGGCGCGCTGGCCGCGGCGCTGGGCGCGGAGAAGCTCGTGGTGCTCACCGACGTGGAAGGCCTGTACGCCAACTGGCCCGACCGCTCGTCGCTGATCGACCGCATCCAGGTCGACCGCCTTGAGAAAATGCTGCCCGAGCTGGCCAGCGGCATGATCCCGAAAATGGAAGCCTGCGTGCGCGCGGTGCGCGGCGGCGTGCACCGCGCCCACGTGATCGACGGGCGCCTCGCCCACTCCGTGCTGCTGGAGGTCTTCACCTCCCGCGGCGTCGGCACGATGGTTTACCCCGAGCCCACCCTTTACCCGGAAAACACAGGAACGGAGCTCCCGTGA
- the argJ gene encoding bifunctional glutamate N-acetyltransferase/amino-acid acetyltransferase ArgJ, translating to MTVTGPKGFRAAGVAAGIKASGALDLTLVVNDGPLDVAAGVFTRNVIKAAPVLWSQEVLKQQKLKAVVLNSGGANAATGPGGFQDTHATAEKVAEVLDVGAIEVAVCSTGLIGERLPMAAVLSGVDSAVKALDASAEASLNAASGVMTTDTKPKQAFAKHDAGWSVGGFAKGAGMLAPNLATMLSVLTTDAVADKEVLDRALRAATRVTYDRLDVDGGTSTNDTVLVLASGASGVEPTEAELTEQLTAVAHDLVLQLRADSEGATKDVDVTVRGAASEDDAVVVARTIAEDNLVKTALFGSDPNWGRIAMALGRAPARIDPETVSITINGVTLFASGTTAADRSAADLSGRAIEIVVDLGVGSAEATIYTTDLSHGYVEENSAYSS from the coding sequence GTGACCGTCACCGGCCCGAAGGGCTTCCGTGCCGCCGGCGTCGCCGCAGGCATCAAGGCCTCCGGCGCGCTCGACCTCACGCTCGTCGTGAACGACGGCCCGCTCGACGTCGCCGCGGGCGTGTTCACGCGCAACGTGATCAAGGCCGCGCCCGTGCTGTGGTCGCAGGAAGTCCTGAAGCAGCAGAAGCTCAAGGCGGTCGTGCTCAACTCGGGCGGCGCCAACGCGGCGACCGGCCCGGGCGGGTTCCAGGACACGCACGCGACCGCGGAGAAGGTCGCCGAGGTCCTCGACGTCGGTGCGATCGAGGTCGCGGTGTGCTCCACAGGCCTCATCGGCGAGCGGCTCCCGATGGCCGCGGTGCTGTCCGGTGTGGACAGTGCCGTGAAGGCGCTCGACGCGAGCGCCGAGGCGAGCCTGAACGCGGCGTCCGGCGTGATGACCACCGACACCAAGCCGAAGCAAGCGTTTGCGAAGCACGACGCCGGCTGGAGCGTCGGCGGCTTCGCCAAGGGTGCCGGCATGCTCGCGCCGAACCTGGCCACGATGCTGTCGGTTCTCACCACGGATGCCGTGGCGGACAAGGAAGTTCTCGACCGCGCCTTGCGCGCCGCCACACGCGTCACCTACGACCGGCTCGACGTCGACGGCGGCACGTCCACCAACGACACGGTGCTGGTGCTCGCGTCCGGCGCGAGCGGGGTCGAGCCGACGGAGGCCGAGCTCACCGAGCAGCTCACCGCCGTCGCCCACGACCTCGTGCTGCAGCTGCGCGCCGACTCCGAAGGCGCGACCAAGGACGTCGACGTCACGGTGCGCGGCGCCGCGTCCGAGGACGACGCCGTGGTGGTCGCCCGCACGATCGCCGAGGACAACCTCGTGAAGACGGCGCTGTTCGGCTCCGACCCCAACTGGGGCCGCATCGCCATGGCGCTCGGCCGCGCGCCCGCGCGCATCGACCCCGAGACGGTGTCGATCACGATCAACGGCGTCACGCTGTTCGCGTCCGGCACCACCGCCGCGGACCGCTCGGCCGCCGACTTGTCGGGGCGCGCCATCGAGATCGTCGTCGACCTGGGCGTCGGCTCGGCCGAGGCCACGATCTACACCACCGATCTGTCCCACGGCTACGTCGAAGAGAACAGCGCCTACTCCTCATGA